From Granulicella cerasi, a single genomic window includes:
- a CDS encoding PqqD family protein: MPLHLPHLRSVINSDGAAIFDAEQGTLTTLNATGAMLWRGIEQGHSKEQLLQSLADATQLPEEQLRLDIEEFLEQLTAQHLITSE; the protein is encoded by the coding sequence ATGCCCCTCCATCTTCCCCATCTTCGCAGCGTAATCAACTCCGATGGCGCTGCCATCTTCGACGCTGAGCAAGGCACACTTACGACGCTCAACGCGACGGGCGCGATGCTTTGGCGCGGAATAGAACAAGGACACAGCAAAGAACAACTGCTGCAGTCCCTTGCCGATGCCACACAACTTCCCGAAGAGCAACTGCGCCTCGATATCGAAGAGTTTCTCGAACAGCTCACAGCGCAACACTTGATCACGAGCGAGTGA
- a CDS encoding aminoglycoside phosphotransferase family protein has product MKNLFQIEALMVDLLSEEDALEPCVLMETLIGSHSIGNGSGLTSNLCCADLSDSEMQRLTALLNDENACSVSSIGWTERARNWIAESAGYGVERIKSIQQLNAGKGFALLSFITDDERRFWLKATGSPNQKEFAITRLLAERAPDALPLLLDTRSAWNAWIMEDAGQSLCSDPRQTTALRATRCFVSLQARLVGSADSLFEAGAIDLRVEHLMFSIERVVDYLLYSMPRQTSTNSMPLTSSRVKELGAILHSACEELAALNLPDTVLHNDLHCDNFLVNSDRCCVTDWCVTGVGMPFLCCDDLSRATNHPVDSTQACYAEMWGGKTTQTGLRLGSLLSPYAKILAHGRWIGDHARQPAWFETYARTMARQLDRAAQNAAESGGFQ; this is encoded by the coding sequence ATGAAGAATCTCTTTCAGATAGAGGCACTGATGGTAGATCTGCTCTCCGAAGAGGACGCGCTTGAGCCGTGCGTGTTGATGGAGACACTCATCGGCTCCCATTCGATCGGCAATGGCTCTGGCCTGACTTCAAATCTCTGCTGCGCTGATCTCAGCGATAGCGAGATGCAACGGCTTACTGCACTTCTCAATGATGAGAATGCGTGTTCTGTGTCGAGCATCGGCTGGACGGAACGCGCACGAAATTGGATTGCGGAGTCGGCTGGCTACGGGGTGGAAAGGATCAAATCGATCCAGCAACTCAACGCCGGTAAAGGATTCGCGCTGCTTTCCTTTATTACAGACGATGAGAGGCGCTTTTGGCTCAAAGCCACGGGTTCGCCGAACCAGAAAGAGTTCGCCATCACCCGACTTCTCGCGGAGAGAGCTCCTGATGCGTTGCCACTTCTACTAGATACACGATCTGCGTGGAATGCGTGGATAATGGAAGACGCGGGGCAGTCTCTCTGCTCCGACCCACGACAGACCACAGCGTTACGCGCAACTCGTTGCTTTGTTTCCTTGCAAGCGAGGCTCGTTGGCAGTGCGGATTCCCTCTTCGAAGCAGGGGCCATCGACTTGCGAGTTGAGCACCTGATGTTCTCGATTGAACGGGTAGTCGACTACCTCCTCTACTCAATGCCACGACAGACATCGACCAACTCGATGCCGCTGACCAGCTCGCGCGTGAAGGAGCTTGGCGCCATCCTTCACAGTGCATGTGAGGAGCTTGCGGCGTTGAACCTGCCGGACACAGTGCTTCACAACGATCTCCATTGCGACAATTTTCTCGTCAACTCAGATCGTTGCTGCGTGACGGATTGGTGCGTCACGGGAGTGGGTATGCCTTTCCTCTGCTGCGATGATTTATCGCGTGCGACGAACCATCCGGTCGATTCAACACAAGCTTGCTATGCAGAGATGTGGGGCGGGAAGACTACCCAGACTGGTTTGCGCCTCGGATCATTGCTGTCGCCTTACGCCAAGATTCTCGCTCACGGTCGATGGATTGGCGATCACGCTAGACAGCCGGCATGGTTCGAAACCTACGCACGAACCATGGCACGCCAGTTGGATCGCGCCGCACAAAATGCCGCGGAGTCCGGAGGCTTCCAGTGA